In Megalops cyprinoides isolate fMegCyp1 chromosome 25, fMegCyp1.pri, whole genome shotgun sequence, a single window of DNA contains:
- the LOC118771944 gene encoding vezatin-like, which produces MTEEFDEEVVFENSPLFQYLQDLGHSDFQACAAVSREEEEGRADRGEGPLPQDTPTPLRGGLFRRLADAALGQLHKGAMSDRMEQRLDAEFRQYSLSALLKQDVLLQEDVELIELLDPSILSAESPSSSSAALPTARSLGVPSAWDLSVLAAFVAVLAGVATAGEGPGPAALVPWVLALLGFVLARGAGLWRAARLRGAMRARGALLEGLAQDSRALTGLARRALRLIQETEVISRGFTLVSAACPLNKAGKQRGQQLLGLRKASYRALRAAFRASRLATCHMLKSYPLNSEIDNVTNYVSTVPLKDLGLGLGEEHLTDEQTQDLTDDYSLPALKVLFQLWAGQSSEFFRRLALLLSPRQGVGRGDGGGGAARGTGRDTRLAHEAVAEVTAPLQRALSGCLCELQRSYDFHRYFEMQHQPQGSDRVGRARQKCCELNALHTSVRSLQLHLKALLNEVIILEDELEKLMVSQKTAEMTCAEYRELQGRLRLLQPHMQASAGCWDETVAQVERMLQRAANCPGTPETPDAPPLPSPQPHPVARIQDRDPVPEEQELEAYVSDSDSDSGWPGPLLDLLSPEERERQQRERDESRGVLLELKSVLGLRTSEAERQKRKQLLFSERAALKPPEPHRTPDPPEPQGEQSNHVAGQPDGERAGLCCGQSGGGRDTSPTPAADGAGETVRYQRDGTAGEGEGENGTRCPPVGGVPAPSVTDGLTGLHGSDGLTFGSTLAAQAATRSHSFPRVGEHTFVDGEEVERRGKEEKEEVTS; this is translated from the exons ATGACTGAGGAGTTTGATGAAGAGGTGGTATTCGAG AACTCTCCGCTGTTCCAGTACTTGCAGGATCTGGGGCACTCGGACTTCCAGGCATGTGCGGCGGTGTCgcgggaagaggaggaggggcgcgcggacagaggggaggggcccCTCCCACAGGACACGCCCACCCCGCTCAGA GGAGGCCTGTTCCGGAGGCTAGCTGATGCCGCGTTGGGCCAACTCCACAAAGGCGCCATGTCCGACCGCATGGAGCAGCGGCTC gacGCGGAATTTCGGCAGTACTCCCTGAGCGCCCTCCTCAAACAGGACGTGCTCCTCCAGGAGGATGTGGAGCTGATCGAGCTGCTGGACCCCAGCATCCTCTCGGCGGAGTCGCCTTCCTCTTCCAGCGCTGCCCTGCCCACGGCCAGGTCCCTCGGCGTCCCCTCCGCCTG GGATCTCTCTGTACTGGCGGCCTTCGTGGCGGTGCTGGCGGGCGTGGCCACGGCGGGGGAGGGGCCGGGACCGGCGGCGCTGGTGCCATGGGTCCTGGCGTTGCTGGGCTTCGTGCTGGCgcggggggcggggctgtggaGGGCGGCGCGGCTGCGGGGGGCCATGCGGGCCCGCGGGGCGCTCCTGGAGGGTCTGGCGCAGGACAGCAGAGCGCTGACGGGCCTGGCACGCCGGGCGCTGAGGCTTATCCAGGAGACCGAGGTCATCTCCAGAGGGTTCACGCT GGTCAGTGCGGCCTGTCCTCTTAACAAAGCGGGCAAACAGCGCGGCCAGCAACTCCTGGGCCTGCGGAAGGCCTCGTACCGGGCCCTGCGCGCCGCCTTCAGGGCCTCCCGCCTGGCCACCTGCCACATGCTCAAGTC GTACCCCCTGAATTCGGAAATCGACAACGTGACAAACTACGTGTCGACGGTGCCGCTGAAGGACCTGGGTCTGGGCCTGGGGGAGGAGCATCTGACTGACGAGCAGACGCAGGATCTCACGGACGACTACAGCCTCCCCGCGCTCAAG GTGCTCTTCCAGCTGTGGGCGGGGCAGAGCTCGGAGTTCTTCCGCCggctggccctgctgctgtccccACGCCAGGGGGTtggacggggggacgggggcGGCGGGGCCGCGCGGGGGACGGGACGGGACACCCGGCTGGCGCACGAGGCGGTCGCCGAGGTGACGGCGCCCCTCCAGCGGGCGCTGTCCGGCTGCCTGTGCGAGCTGCAGCGCAGCTACGACTTCCACCGCTACTTCGAGATGCAGCACCAGCCACAGGGCTCCGACCGCGTCGGACGCGCCCGGCAGAAGTGCTGCGAGCTCAACGCCCTGCACACCTCCGTGCGCAGCCTGCAGCTCCACCTCAAGGCCCTGCTCAACGA GGTCATCATCCTGGAGGACGAGCTGGAGAAGCTGATGGTCTCCCAGAAGACGGCGGAGATGACGTGCGCGGAGTACCGGGAGCTGCAGGGCCGGCTCCGCCTCCTGCAGCCGCACATGCAGGCCAGCGCCGGCTGCTGGGACGAGACCGTGGCGCAGGTGGAGCGCATGCTGCAGCGTGCCGCCAACTGCCCAG GGACGCCAGAAACGCCAGACGCCCCCCCACTGCcgtccccccaaccccacccgGTCGCCCGAATCCAGGACAGAGACCCCGTCCCAGAGGAACAG GAGCTGGAGGCTTACGTGTCGGACTCGGACTCGGACTCGGGCTGGCCGGGGCCGCTGCTGGACCTGCTGTCCCcggaggagagggagcggcAGCAGCGGGAGAGGGACGAGTCCCGCGGCGTCCTGCTGGAGCTCAAGTCCGTGCTGGGGCTGCGCACCTCCGAGGCCGAGCGGCAGAAGAGGAAACAGCTGCTCTTCAGCGAGCGAG CTGCCCTGAAGCCCCCAGAACCTCACAGAACCCCCGACCCGCCGGAACCGCAGGGCGAGCAGAGCAACCATGTGGCGGGCCAGCCCGAtggggagagggcggggctcTGCTGCGGACAatcaggaggagggagggacacctcccccacccccgccgcCGACGGGGCCGGAGAGACTGTGCGCTACCAGCGTGACGGTacagcgggggagggggagggagagaacggGACACGGTGTCCCCCAGTGGGTGGAGTCCCCGCCCCCTCTGTGACGGACGGACTGACGGGACTCCACGGCTCGGACGGCCTCACCTTTGGCTCCACCCTCGCGGCCCAGGCGGCCACCCGGTCACACTCCTTCCCCAGGGTGGGGGAGCACACCTTCGTGGatggagaggaagtggagagGCGGGgcaaggaagagaaagaggaagtgacatcatag